In Mytilus trossulus isolate FHL-02 chromosome 14, PNRI_Mtr1.1.1.hap1, whole genome shotgun sequence, a genomic segment contains:
- the LOC134696886 gene encoding ankyrin repeat and KH domain-containing protein 1-like, whose translation MTSNRRRRNVGNCKVCDAKKTQFVATTGISVDQRGLKHNNGKKIKSNNSYAHSLNIKSLSNEAFPTTNDNSLLSESDIKVIRQPNNIEISLLSACREGDLSKINSLIERGGDINITDKNGDTPISWACFSGNIDIVNLLIDKGCDIDKPNNDGMTSLMQACIDGHIPIVARLIEKGADINTTDKDGDTSLSWSCDNGNIDIVDFLIDKGCDINKPNKDGMAPLMNACLCGRLPIVVRLIERGADINTTDKDGNTPLLLSFDNDNIDIVNLLIDKGCDINKPNNAGMTPLMKACVNGRLPIVTRLIEIGSDINTTDKNGNTPLSLSCDNDYIDIVNLLIDKGCDINKPGYAGMTPLMEACRRGHLPIVVRLIERGADINATDKYGNTPLSLSCYNDNIDIVNLLIDKGFDINKPNNAGNTPLMEACRGGHPPIEARLIEKGADINATDKDGDTPLSWACTYGVIEIANLLIDKGCDINKPNNDGMTPLMNACFYGHLPIVVRLIEIGADINTTNKDGNTPLLLSCDTDNIDIVNLLIDNGCDINKPNNNGRTPQMKACLNGNLPIVVRLVERGADINITDKKGDTPLSLSCYNGNIDIVNLLIDKGCDINKPNNDGKTPLMYACDKGHLPIVARLIEIGADINTTDKNGDTPLSLSCYNGYIDIVNLLIDNDCDINKTNIDGMTPLMNACRREHLPIVARLIERGVDINTTDKTGNTPLSLSCMNGYIGIVNLLIDNGCDINKPSYAGMTPLMEACSGGHLPIVVRLIERGADINATDKYGQTALSLASTGGNNDIVNLLLDKVSDELKSNVDKKPQLTKGTENEDMVIEKGLDIHTQELNVADNPEYLLPFAGSSEDFNKLLSTGTYESFENRVFLCGSCACGKSTLASVLIGSTIPLTWKSTDGLVIHFGRNGINLETHEMVPLTGGVIDQHVLTKVVIGKPNRETVIRQSVDTNQDKHIRPSSTDLTKSIQQKLKKDTDCSFTVPHSSDVFVEKSKDLPVKSTLTSDDAKDVSVSLPEIHKIEAYAVREDILKEIKSGKYKIKIAPSDLVDFGGQRSYDMTHQLFVQHGGTFVVMFDGSRDFQEPLKEYPTGDISNKSMYNI comes from the exons ATGACCAGCAACAGGAGACGGAGAAATGTTGGAAACTGCAAGGTGTGCGATGCCAAGAAAACTCAGTTTGTTGCTACAACCG GAATTAGTGTAGACCAGAGAGGTTTGAAACATAACAACGGcaagaaaattaaatcaaacaacAGTTATGCACATAGCTTAAATATTAAGAGTCTGTCAAATGAAGCTTTTCCTACAACAAATGATAACTCGTTGTTGTCAGAATCTGATATAAAGGTTATTCGTCAACCTAACAATATTGAGATCAGTTTACTAAGTGCTTGTCGAGAAGGagatttatcaaaaattaacaGTCTTATTGAGAGAGGTGGTGATATTAACATTACCGACAAGAATGGAGACACGCCGATTAGCTGGGCCTGTTTCAGTGGTAATATTGATATAGTAAACTTACTGATAGATAAAGGTTGTGATATAGATAAACCTAACAATGATGGAATGACATCTCTAATGCAAGCTTGTATTGATGGACATATACCGATAGTTGCTCGTCTTATTGAGAAAGGTGCTGACATTAACACTACCGACAAGGATGGAGACACGTCATTGTCATGGTCCTGTGATAATGGTAACATTGATATAGTAGACTTTCTGATAGATAAAGGTTGTGATATAAATAAACCTAACAAAGATGGAATGGCACCTCTAATGAATGCTTGTCTTTGTGGACGTCTACCGATAGTAGTCCGTCTTATTGAGAGAGGTGCTGACATAAACACTACCGACAAGGATGGAAACACTCCAttgttattgtcatttgataatgATAACATTGATATAGTTAACTTACTGATAGATAAAGGTTGTGATATAAATAAACCTAACAATGCTGGAATGACACCTCTAATGAAAGCTTGTGTTAATGGACGTCTACCGATAGTAACCCGTCTTATTGAGATAGGTTCTGACATTAACACTACCGACAAGAATGGAAACACTCCATTGTCATTGTCCTGTGATAATGATTACATTGATATAGTAAACTTACTGATAGATAAAGGTTGTGATATAAATAAACCTGGCTATGCTGGAATGACACCTTTAATGGAAGCTTGTCGTCGAGGACATCTACCGATAGTAGTCCGTCTTATTGAGAGAGGAGCTGACATTAACGCTACCGACAAGTATGGAAACACTCCATTGTCATTGTCCTGTTATAATGATAACATTGATATAGTAAACTTACTGATAGATAAaggttttgatataaataaaccgAACAATGCTGGAAATACACCTCTAATGGAAGCTTGTCGTGGAGGACATCCACCGATAGAAGCTCGTCTTATTGAGAAAGGTGCTGACATTAACGCTACCGACAAGGATGGAGACACACCATTGTCATGGGCCTGTACATATGGTGTCATTGAAATAGCAAACTTACTGATAGATAAAGGTTGTGATATAAATAAACCTAACAATGATGGAATGACACCTCTAATGAATGCTTGTTTTTATGGACATCTACCGATAGTAGTCCGTCTTATTGAGATAGGTGCTGACATTAACACTACCAACAAGGATGGAAACACTCCATTGTTATTGTCCTGTGATACTGATAACATTGATATCGTAAACTTACTGATAGATAATGGTTGTGATATAAATAAACCTAACAATAATGGAAGGACTCCTCAAATGAAAGCTTGTCTTAATGGAAATCTACCAATAGTAGTCCGTCTTGTTGAGAGAGGTGCTGACATTAACATTACCGACAAAAAAGGAGACACACCATTGTCATTGTCCTGTTATAATGGTAACATTGATATAGTAAACTTACTGATAGATAAAGGTTGTGATATAAATAAACCTAACAATGATGGAAAGACACCTTTAATGTATGCTTGTGATAAAGGACATCTACCGATAGTTGCTCGTCTTATTGAGATAGGTGCTGACATTAACACTACCGACAAGAATGGAGACACGCCATTGTCATTGTCCTGTTATAATGGTTATATTGATATAGTAAACTTACTGATAGATAATGATtgtgatataaataaaactaacatTGATGGAATGACACCTCTAATGAATGCTTGTCGTCGAGAACATCTGCCGATAGTAGCTCGTCTTATTGAGAGAGGTGTTGACATTAACACTACCGACAAGACAGGAAACACTCCATTGTCATTGTCCTGTATGAATGGTTACATTGGTATAGTAAACTTACTGATAGATAATGGTTGTGATATAAATAAACCTAGCTATGCTGGAATGACACCTTTAATGGAAGCTTGTAGTGGAGGACATCTACCGATAGTAGTCCGTCTTATTGAGAGAGGAGCTGACATTAACGCTACCGACAAGTATGGACAAACCGCACTTTCATTGGCCTCGACAGGTGGTAACAACGATATAGTTAACTTACTTTTGGATAAAGTTTCTGATGAACTCAAATCTAACGTTGATAAAAAACCACAACTTACGAAGGGTACTGAAAACGAAGATATGGTTATTGAGAAAGGCCTTGACATACACACGCAAGAACTAAATGTAGCAG ACAATCCTGAGTATTTACTTCCTTTTGCTGGTAGTTCTGAGGATTTTAACAAACTGCTATCTACTGGAACATATGAATCATTTGAAAATAGAGTTTTCCTTTGTGGAAGTTGCGCATGTGGAAAGTCAACCCTAGCAAGTGTTCTTATTGGTAGTACAATACCACTTACTTGGAAATCAACAGATGGATTAGTCATACACTTTGGACGTAATGGTATTAACTTGGAAACTCATGAGATGGTTCCTTTAACAGGAG GTGTAATAGATCAACATGTGTTGACAAAGGTGGTAATCGGTAAGCCGAATCGTGAGACAGTCATACGTCAAAGTGTTGATACCAACCAGGACAAGCACATTAGGCCATCATCTACTGACTTGACTAAGTCAATTCAACAGAAGTTAAAGAAAGACACAGATTGCAGTTTCACAGTTCCTCATTCATCCGATGTTTTTGTCGAGAAATCTAAAGATTTACCGGTTAAAAGTACTTTGACATCCGACGATGCAAAAGATGTATCAGTTAGTCTGCCTGAGATACACAAAATTGAAGCCTACGCTGTACGGGAAgacattttgaaagaaattaagagtggtaaatacaaaatcaagaTTGCTCCTTCTGATTTAGTCGACTTTGGTGGTCAACGATCGTATGATATGACTCATCAGCTATTTGTTCAGCACGGAGGGACATTTGTCGTGATGTTTGATGGTAGTAGGGATTTTCAAGAACCACTGAAGGAATATCCTACGGGAGATATTTCTAATAAAAGtatgtataacatttaa
- the LOC134697035 gene encoding uncharacterized protein LOC134697035 isoform X1, whose product MPLIVFAATHSDLIHENKQEKMKKEFAKKVTEMFGTHEMKKHIVFDPVYFINGTDKEDNEIKNLKNQLVSIAVNQPSWGQRRPMIWVPLELLIDNMKKDKINVILKTQLAEANTQNGDLSLSDKQLDDFLLTQHALGKLMYFNQPELNSFIILYPPALVNILKSFVTDEMFWPEDETLKDILRKMTNTGIIKKRDLLKLWQQKQVNQYLSCDEFKEYVIQVLVHLDILVLPKRYLGTTVTDDCFLVPCTAKNKMPMSFLDDDSFENKTISLVYRLQNRTIPSSLAFKLIGAVSSIWPIKEENKCSLLYHSSAVLYVDSNTEFRIIIEDTRVVVYLTHMPSKFTISPDIAASIQECLTFTLNDVLKFYLTSIGKSHKNKDISNLFQIEVGEVCDRSPCVFSVSEAKRTSSWSCSRNQHFTKYPLLWIFDKTQEECPQDCTGLHVDALEMLPSDKHLVRLASQLDIYSCKKLVLQLGLQEIHWKNVNYAYGKDALTLNTMVLYTWMNTKIKGKSTTKSLNHLHAGLKAIGADKHVLCKVFREYTDFSEFPNVGPDEVPNDDVLKNLPSKLGNCSLQLGVELGIALSSIEQTKADHRKMYDQTEDILRKWKNSTEEKPTVFKLLVCLERVHLGGFQFVKDMYLRK is encoded by the exons ATGCCTCTGATCGTGTTCGCTGCAACGCACAGCGACCTAATTCATGAG AATAAGCAAGAGAAGATGAAAAAAGAATTCGCTAAAAAAGTCACTGAAATGTTTGGTACCCATGAAATGAAGAAACACATCGTGTTCGATCCAGTTTACTTCATAAATGGTACAGACAAAGAGGATAATGAAATTAAGAATTTGAAAAACCAACTTGTCAGTATTGCCGTGAACCAGCCATCTTGGGGACAACGACGGCCTATGATTTGGGTTCCTCTTGAACTTCTTATtgataatatgaaaaaagataaaataaatgttatactAAAAACACAATTAGCTGAGGCAAACACCCAGAATGGAGATTTGTCACTCTCTGACAAACAGCTAGACGATTTTCTCTTAACACAACACGCATTGGGTAAACTTATGTATTTCAATCAACCAGAACTAAACAGTTTCATTATTCTCTATCCTCCTGCATTGGTCAATATCCTCAAGTCATTCGTCACTGATGAAATGTTTTGGCCCGAAGATGAAACCCTGAAAGATATCCTTCGAAAAATGACGAATActggaattataaaaaaacgtgaTCTCCTGAAACTATGGCAACAAAAACAAGTCAACCAGTACTTATCATGTGATGAGTTCAAAGAGTATGTTATTCAAGTTCTCGTACATCTGGATATTTTGGTCCTTCCAAAACGGTACTTAGGCACGACAGTCACAGACGATTGTTTCTTGGTTCCGTGCACAGCTAAAAACAAAATGCCGATGTCATTTTTGGATGAcgattcatttgaaaacaaaaccatTTCTTTGGTCTATCGATTACAGAATAGAACCATACCGTCTTCATTGGCCTTCAAACTTATTGGTGCTGTAAGTAGTATTTGGCCTATTAAAGAGGAGAACAAATGTTCACTATTATATCACTCCTCAGCTGTGTTATATGTTGATAGTAACACCGAGTTTAGAATAATAATAGAGGACACTAGAGTCGTCGTCTACCTCACACATATGCCATCTAAGTTTACCATCTCCCCAGATATTGCAGCCAGCATCCAAGAATGCTTGACATTCACTTTAAACGATGTTCTTAAATTCTATCTAACAAGTATTGGAAAGagtcataaaaataaagatatatcaaACCTCTTTCAAATTGAAGTCGGGGAAGTTTGTGACAGATCCCCCTGTGTGTTTTCTGTTTCCGAGGCGAAACGAACTTCTAGCTGGAGTTGCAGTAGAAATCAACATTTTACCAAATATCCGCTGCTTTGGATTTTTGACAAG ACACAGGAAGAATGTCCACAAGATTGTACAG GCCTTCACGTTGATGCCCTGGAAATGTTGCCAAGCGACAAACATCTGGTAAGACTTGCCAGCCAGCTTGATATTTATAGTTGTAAAAAATTGGTCCTTCAACTCGGGTTACAAGAAATACATTGGAAAAATGTAAATTACGCGTACGGCAAGGATGCTCTGACGCTAAATACCATGGTGTTATATACCTGGATGAATACAAAGATAAAAGGAAAATCAACGACAAAATCATTAAATCATTTGCACGCAGGATTGAAAGCAATTGGTGCTGATAAGCATGTTCTTTGCAAG gTATTCAGAGAATACACAGATTTTTCTG aatttcCAAATGTCGGACCAGACGAAGTTCCAAATGATGATGTACTAAAAAATCTACCTTCAAAACTCGGTAACTGCAGTTTACAACTTGGTGTAGAACTAGGAATAGCTTTAAGCTCGATAGAGCAGACAAAAGCAGATCACCGAAAGATGTACGACCAAACTGAAGACATCTTAAGAAAATGGAAAAATTCAACTGAAGAAAAACCTACCGTATTCAAATTACTGGTTTGTCTGGAACGCGTTCATCTTGGCGGCTTCCAGTTTGTAAAAGACATGTATCTCCGcaaatga
- the LOC134697035 gene encoding uncharacterized protein LOC134697035 isoform X2: MPLIVFAATHSDLIHENKQEKMKKEFAKKVTEMFGTHEMKKHIVFDPVYFINGTDKEDNEIKNLKNQLVSIAVNQPSWGQRRPMIWVPLELLIDNMKKDKINVILKTQLAEANTQNGDLSLSDKQLDDFLLTQHALGKLMYFNQPELNSFIILYPPALVNILKSFVTDEMFWPEDETLKDILRKMTNTGIIKKRDLLKLWQQKQVNQYLSCDEFKEYVIQVLVHLDILVLPKRYLGTTVTDDCFLVPCTAKNKMPMSFLDDDSFENKTISLVYRLQNRTIPSSLAFKLIGAVSSIWPIKEENKCSLLYHSSAVLYVDSNTEFRIIIEDTRVVVYLTHMPSKFTISPDIAASIQECLTFTLNDVLKFYLTSIGKSHKNKDISNLFQIEVGEVCDRSPCVFSVSEAKRTSSWSCSRNQHFTKYPLLWIFDKTQEECPQDCTGLHVDALEMLPSDKHLVFREYTDFSEFPNVGPDEVPNDDVLKNLPSKLGNCSLQLGVELGIALSSIEQTKADHRKMYDQTEDILRKWKNSTEEKPTVFKLLVCLERVHLGGFQFVKDMYLRK, from the exons ATGCCTCTGATCGTGTTCGCTGCAACGCACAGCGACCTAATTCATGAG AATAAGCAAGAGAAGATGAAAAAAGAATTCGCTAAAAAAGTCACTGAAATGTTTGGTACCCATGAAATGAAGAAACACATCGTGTTCGATCCAGTTTACTTCATAAATGGTACAGACAAAGAGGATAATGAAATTAAGAATTTGAAAAACCAACTTGTCAGTATTGCCGTGAACCAGCCATCTTGGGGACAACGACGGCCTATGATTTGGGTTCCTCTTGAACTTCTTATtgataatatgaaaaaagataaaataaatgttatactAAAAACACAATTAGCTGAGGCAAACACCCAGAATGGAGATTTGTCACTCTCTGACAAACAGCTAGACGATTTTCTCTTAACACAACACGCATTGGGTAAACTTATGTATTTCAATCAACCAGAACTAAACAGTTTCATTATTCTCTATCCTCCTGCATTGGTCAATATCCTCAAGTCATTCGTCACTGATGAAATGTTTTGGCCCGAAGATGAAACCCTGAAAGATATCCTTCGAAAAATGACGAATActggaattataaaaaaacgtgaTCTCCTGAAACTATGGCAACAAAAACAAGTCAACCAGTACTTATCATGTGATGAGTTCAAAGAGTATGTTATTCAAGTTCTCGTACATCTGGATATTTTGGTCCTTCCAAAACGGTACTTAGGCACGACAGTCACAGACGATTGTTTCTTGGTTCCGTGCACAGCTAAAAACAAAATGCCGATGTCATTTTTGGATGAcgattcatttgaaaacaaaaccatTTCTTTGGTCTATCGATTACAGAATAGAACCATACCGTCTTCATTGGCCTTCAAACTTATTGGTGCTGTAAGTAGTATTTGGCCTATTAAAGAGGAGAACAAATGTTCACTATTATATCACTCCTCAGCTGTGTTATATGTTGATAGTAACACCGAGTTTAGAATAATAATAGAGGACACTAGAGTCGTCGTCTACCTCACACATATGCCATCTAAGTTTACCATCTCCCCAGATATTGCAGCCAGCATCCAAGAATGCTTGACATTCACTTTAAACGATGTTCTTAAATTCTATCTAACAAGTATTGGAAAGagtcataaaaataaagatatatcaaACCTCTTTCAAATTGAAGTCGGGGAAGTTTGTGACAGATCCCCCTGTGTGTTTTCTGTTTCCGAGGCGAAACGAACTTCTAGCTGGAGTTGCAGTAGAAATCAACATTTTACCAAATATCCGCTGCTTTGGATTTTTGACAAG ACACAGGAAGAATGTCCACAAGATTGTACAG GCCTTCACGTTGATGCCCTGGAAATGTTGCCAAGCGACAAACATCTG gTATTCAGAGAATACACAGATTTTTCTG aatttcCAAATGTCGGACCAGACGAAGTTCCAAATGATGATGTACTAAAAAATCTACCTTCAAAACTCGGTAACTGCAGTTTACAACTTGGTGTAGAACTAGGAATAGCTTTAAGCTCGATAGAGCAGACAAAAGCAGATCACCGAAAGATGTACGACCAAACTGAAGACATCTTAAGAAAATGGAAAAATTCAACTGAAGAAAAACCTACCGTATTCAAATTACTGGTTTGTCTGGAACGCGTTCATCTTGGCGGCTTCCAGTTTGTAAAAGACATGTATCTCCGcaaatga